The proteins below are encoded in one region of Halalkalicoccus jeotgali B3:
- a CDS encoding alpha/beta fold hydrolase gives MTTTDAPTIGLAYDDDGSGPPLVFLHGGWLSAASWAGQRERFGEEYRVITPDLRGHGRTGASESRRYSIGLLAADLDALLSELGIEECVLCGLSLGSMVAQTYAARHPGRIRGLVLAGAVQTFPPVAIPGPMKRLLTPLPMLASSLALTGSGATFRSLLSTIRPLTGGPWLARDSEVRATALETVEAMPRDEFKKVFAALYRFRPPELDRLSAPARVVYGEHEAPPVKRQSRDLASALGCDVHEIRDAAHLVNQDNPEAFDAVLTGLLEEVER, from the coding sequence GTGACAACCACGGACGCCCCGACGATCGGGCTCGCGTACGACGACGATGGATCGGGCCCACCGCTCGTATTTCTGCACGGTGGCTGGCTCTCTGCGGCGAGTTGGGCCGGCCAGCGCGAACGGTTCGGCGAGGAGTACCGGGTGATCACCCCCGACCTCCGGGGGCACGGTCGCACCGGCGCATCCGAATCCCGCCGCTACTCGATCGGTCTGCTGGCCGCAGACCTCGACGCGTTGCTCTCGGAGTTGGGGATCGAGGAGTGCGTTCTCTGTGGGCTCTCGCTCGGGTCGATGGTTGCACAGACCTACGCCGCCCGCCATCCCGGCCGGATCCGCGGACTCGTGCTCGCGGGTGCGGTCCAGACGTTCCCGCCGGTCGCGATCCCGGGCCCGATGAAGCGACTGCTCACGCCACTCCCGATGCTCGCGAGTTCGCTCGCCCTTACGGGAAGCGGGGCGACGTTTCGGTCGCTTCTCTCAACCATCCGCCCGTTGACCGGGGGTCCGTGGCTCGCACGCGACTCGGAGGTTCGCGCCACCGCCCTCGAAACCGTCGAGGCGATGCCGAGAGACGAGTTCAAGAAGGTGTTTGCGGCGCTCTACCGGTTCCGTCCGCCCGAACTCGACCGGCTTTCCGCCCCCGCACGCGTCGTCTACGGTGAACACGAAGCCCCGCCGGTCAAACGCCAGAGCCGGGACCTCGCGAGTGCGCTCGGGTGTGACGTCCACGAAATCCGCGACGCCGCCCACCTGGTCAACCAGGACAACCCGGAAGCGTTCGATGCGGTGCTCACGGGACTGCTCGAGGAAGTCGAACGGTAG
- a CDS encoding gamma carbonic anhydrase family protein, giving the protein MNRGGGYGFEGTEPTIEDSARVSRESVLVGDVRVEGEASVWPGAVLRGDVGPVVIGERSHVGDNATVHASTLGERVMIGHGAVLNDATVEDGALVGFNASVNSRVVVGAGSIVASGTTVPEGYEIPSESFVRGVPAEVTPLSETTIDPETIFEEHSSGAYTNLAERHEELFE; this is encoded by the coding sequence ATGAATCGAGGGGGTGGCTACGGGTTCGAGGGGACCGAACCGACGATCGAGGACTCGGCGCGCGTGAGCCGCGAATCGGTACTCGTCGGCGACGTGCGCGTCGAGGGAGAAGCGAGCGTCTGGCCGGGCGCGGTTCTGCGCGGCGACGTCGGGCCGGTCGTGATCGGGGAACGTTCGCACGTCGGGGACAACGCGACGGTCCACGCCTCGACGCTCGGCGAACGGGTGATGATCGGCCACGGCGCGGTGTTGAACGACGCGACCGTCGAGGACGGTGCGCTCGTCGGGTTCAACGCGTCGGTCAACTCCCGGGTCGTCGTAGGCGCCGGCAGCATCGTCGCCAGCGGGACGACGGTCCCGGAGGGCTACGAGATCCCGTCCGAATCGTTCGTTCGGGGGGTTCCCGCGGAGGTGACGCCGCTCTCGGAGACGACGATCGATCCTGAAACGATCTTCGAGGAACACTCCTCGGGTGCGTACACGAACCTCGCCGAGCGCCACGAGGAGCTGTTCGAGTGA
- a CDS encoding asparagine synthase-related protein translates to MVGLCGSYGSRRLDVEPIAAALSRSETDERFEYGTGRLRGSVIAHDRAGRPATVPGEGASLVVWGAVYSRERQQGYERRPPEVTTAEFCARAYAEDGIEALAEMNGEFVCLVEHPDGDRVRIVTDRLGTRPVYYRAERGAITFSTSIQALAGHPGIETGYVPEYLAEYLGTKTVRGLHTPLSGIEQLPPASVVTLDPDAGEVRAERYWQPIHRPENRPLSAFVDQFTERFLDAIDDRIRADRRYGLLLSGGSDSRLVLATLDRVDAYGFADPSGEVETARLVADLAGVPFTRFEHEPGYDRRLLRRNAAVSNFVGWFNEGRAIGVEATLRREVDALVSGLYADVLFKGWTTPTRRLSVPGASLPVPAAQNIETRADVLEARDTSTPPYLPDGVVERAHERNLSTGTPVVDHGMAYSSYGALSAHGFWFPLTNETSFDRYSDGQVLPTVHPFLDRRLIDLALRMPRAYALRYNLVDRALARLAPELAAVPHDASGLALSRPRWLHRLATMGAELRSDAAGNAATLRETDWIERLFERREPTIRALPLVEYDAVRRTYDAHMAGADHTAALCGLLTLLEMPITRTVTASRHERTPTP, encoded by the coding sequence ATGGTCGGCCTCTGTGGATCGTACGGCTCGCGACGCCTCGACGTCGAACCGATCGCCGCGGCGCTCTCGCGTTCCGAGACGGACGAACGCTTCGAGTACGGGACGGGGCGACTCCGCGGTAGCGTGATCGCTCACGACCGGGCGGGGCGACCGGCCACGGTCCCCGGAGAGGGTGCCTCGCTGGTCGTCTGGGGGGCAGTCTACAGCCGGGAACGACAGCAGGGGTACGAGCGGCGCCCGCCGGAGGTCACCACGGCCGAGTTCTGCGCCCGGGCCTACGCCGAGGACGGTATCGAAGCGCTGGCGGAGATGAACGGCGAGTTCGTCTGTCTCGTCGAGCACCCGGACGGCGACCGGGTCCGGATCGTCACCGATCGGCTGGGAACACGACCAGTATACTACCGTGCCGAACGCGGGGCGATCACGTTCTCGACGTCGATCCAGGCCCTTGCGGGCCACCCGGGGATCGAGACCGGGTACGTCCCCGAGTACCTCGCGGAGTATCTGGGAACGAAGACCGTCCGCGGGCTGCACACGCCGCTTTCGGGGATCGAACAGCTCCCGCCGGCGTCGGTCGTGACCCTCGATCCCGACGCCGGCGAGGTGCGGGCCGAACGGTACTGGCAACCGATTCACCGGCCCGAAAACCGCCCGTTGTCGGCGTTCGTCGATCAGTTTACCGAGCGGTTCCTCGACGCGATCGACGACCGGATCCGCGCCGACCGGCGATACGGGCTGTTGCTCTCGGGAGGCAGCGACTCGCGCCTCGTCCTCGCGACGCTGGATCGCGTCGACGCCTACGGCTTCGCGGACCCCTCGGGCGAGGTCGAAACCGCACGACTGGTGGCCGATCTCGCCGGCGTCCCGTTCACTCGCTTCGAGCACGAACCCGGATACGACAGGCGCCTGCTCCGGCGCAACGCCGCGGTGAGCAACTTCGTCGGCTGGTTCAACGAAGGCCGGGCGATCGGCGTCGAGGCGACCCTGCGCCGCGAGGTCGACGCGCTCGTCTCCGGGCTCTACGCGGACGTGCTGTTCAAGGGCTGGACGACACCGACTCGCCGCCTCTCGGTTCCGGGGGCATCGCTGCCGGTTCCGGCCGCCCAAAACATCGAAACGCGCGCGGACGTCCTCGAAGCGCGGGACACGTCGACACCGCCGTACCTGCCCGACGGCGTCGTCGAGCGAGCCCACGAGCGAAACCTCTCGACCGGGACCCCGGTGGTCGATCACGGGATGGCCTACTCGTCCTACGGTGCGCTCTCGGCCCACGGGTTCTGGTTCCCGCTGACCAACGAGACCTCCTTCGACCGCTACAGCGACGGGCAGGTCCTCCCGACGGTCCACCCGTTCCTCGACCGGCGGCTGATCGATCTCGCATTACGGATGCCCAGGGCGTACGCGCTGCGGTACAACCTCGTCGACCGGGCGCTCGCGCGCCTCGCACCCGAACTGGCCGCCGTCCCCCACGACGCGAGCGGACTGGCCCTCTCTCGGCCCCGGTGGCTCCACCGCCTCGCGACGATGGGCGCGGAACTGCGCTCGGACGCCGCCGGCAACGCGGCGACGCTCAGGGAAACCGACTGGATCGAGAGGCTCTTCGAGCGCCGCGAGCCGACCATTCGGGCCCTGCCCCTAGTGGAGTACGACGCCGTCCGGCGGACCTACGACGCCCACATGGCAGGGGCCGACCATACCGCCGCGCTCTGCGGTCTGTTGACGCTGCTGGAGATGCCGATCACCCGGACGGTGACCGCGTCGCGACACGAACGGACGCCGACACCCTAA
- a CDS encoding redox-regulated ATPase YchF yields MSYRIGLVGKPSVGKSTFFNAATMNDVPEGAYPFTTIDPSVGEAYVRVECAAPEFDRSCTPETGFCRDETRFVPTKLVDVAGLIPGAHEGNGLGNQFLTDLNETDVLVHVVDFSGTTDAEGEPTEGHDPREDIDFLETELDMWYLEILEKGIDKFEGRYGGEEADIEVELAEQMSAFRINKDEVKRLILRLDLGFEPAEWDVEDREALAREIRKETKPMVIAANKMDTPAARTNYEAITTDPEYEHLTIVPASAHAEKALKRADEQGAIEYRPGDGDFEIVGDLSSDQEAGLSQIGEFVREFDGTGVQRALEAALFEELDAIAVFPGSANGDPEDGKFMRDCFVLPESSTTEDFAYFLHSDIGDGLLHGIDCRSNRQVGAGHELSHRDVIEIVSTN; encoded by the coding sequence ATGAGCTACCGGATCGGTCTCGTCGGCAAACCCTCGGTTGGCAAGTCGACCTTCTTCAACGCCGCGACGATGAACGACGTCCCCGAGGGAGCCTATCCCTTCACGACGATCGATCCCAGCGTCGGCGAGGCGTACGTCCGCGTCGAGTGTGCCGCCCCCGAGTTCGACCGCTCGTGCACACCGGAAACGGGTTTCTGTCGCGACGAGACCCGCTTCGTCCCCACCAAGCTCGTCGACGTCGCGGGGCTGATCCCCGGCGCTCACGAAGGCAACGGGCTCGGAAACCAGTTCCTGACCGACCTCAACGAGACCGACGTACTCGTCCACGTCGTCGACTTCTCGGGGACGACCGACGCCGAGGGCGAACCCACGGAGGGCCACGACCCGCGCGAGGACATCGACTTCCTCGAGACCGAACTCGACATGTGGTACCTCGAGATCCTCGAAAAGGGGATCGATAAGTTCGAGGGGAGGTATGGAGGCGAGGAGGCCGACATCGAGGTCGAACTCGCAGAACAGATGAGCGCCTTTCGGATCAACAAGGACGAGGTCAAGCGCCTGATCCTCCGACTCGACCTCGGGTTCGAGCCCGCCGAGTGGGACGTCGAGGACCGCGAAGCGCTCGCCCGTGAGATCAGAAAGGAGACGAAACCGATGGTGATCGCCGCGAACAAGATGGACACGCCCGCAGCCAGGACGAACTACGAGGCGATCACGACCGACCCCGAGTACGAGCACCTGACGATCGTTCCCGCGAGCGCGCACGCCGAGAAGGCGCTCAAGCGCGCCGACGAGCAGGGTGCGATCGAGTACCGGCCCGGCGACGGCGACTTCGAGATCGTGGGTGACCTCTCTTCCGACCAGGAAGCCGGACTCTCCCAGATCGGGGAGTTCGTCCGCGAGTTCGACGGGACGGGCGTCCAGCGCGCGCTCGAAGCCGCGCTGTTCGAGGAGCTCGACGCCATCGCCGTCTTCCCCGGCTCGGCGAACGGTGACCCCGAGGACGGGAAGTTCATGCGTGACTGTTTCGTCCTGCCCGAGAGCTCGACCACCGAGGACTTCGCGTACTTCCTGCATTCGGATATCGGCGACGGGCTGCTCCACGGGATCGACTGTCGGTCCAACCGCCAGGTCGGCGCCGGCCACGAACTCTCGCACCGGGACGTCATCGAGATCGTTTCTACCAACTGA
- a CDS encoding HVO_0234 family beta-propeller protein, translating to MSTAAEGGDEGFLTFYREYAHTGIHTITATALTAFGLLTFVHRGFVVLAIAVYVLPPIYLYLTRDGDAPEPVGGDGETGEATGSNRSAANGPAVTNASTDAEATASDVDEERPDRDTGPTAEGTPGTTTAARSAPAGAGSGSPPDGALETGPGSATESVGEDDGTLDDESDPVDDPAATGRGGAEPTGGTGGGSEAESEPTGPDAIGDESHERDDDGPASTDGITEADETGADESEPDEWVEADAPTDGALFDAVVADERAFAVGEGGVLLARPPGSEWEAALENGPGAASETLRGVDATTDGGAIWVAGDGGALGRYDPATARHTDHSAPEGITDNWSGLAVVGAADEERVALVNGSGQVLLGEYDGSEVEWAEPVKPGSGSSMSAIAFLDGSLGYCCDTNAGVYRLQGEEFEHIGIEDASGFDALAATDETVVVANDSGVVQRFDGSVWTPVRVSEDAVTGLATDDEEWIAVGPEGTIHENRDGDWESVDSPTASDLFAVAAGALSVAVGEDGTVLERAR from the coding sequence ATGAGTACGGCCGCCGAGGGTGGCGATGAGGGGTTTCTCACGTTCTACCGCGAGTACGCCCACACCGGCATTCACACCATCACCGCGACCGCCCTGACCGCCTTCGGGCTGTTGACGTTCGTCCACCGTGGGTTCGTCGTGCTGGCGATCGCGGTCTACGTCCTCCCGCCGATCTACCTCTATCTGACCCGCGACGGAGATGCCCCGGAACCGGTCGGCGGAGACGGCGAGACGGGCGAAGCGACCGGTTCGAACCGGTCGGCCGCAAACGGGCCCGCCGTCACGAACGCCAGTACCGACGCCGAGGCGACGGCGAGCGACGTCGACGAGGAGCGGCCGGACCGGGACACGGGACCGACGGCCGAAGGAACCCCAGGGACCACGACCGCGGCGAGGTCGGCCCCCGCCGGAGCGGGATCCGGCTCCCCGCCCGACGGAGCCCTCGAAACTGGACCCGGGAGCGCCACCGAGTCGGTCGGCGAGGACGACGGGACCCTCGACGACGAATCCGACCCCGTGGACGACCCGGCGGCAACCGGACGGGGCGGAGCCGAACCTACAGGCGGGACTGGGGGCGGATCCGAAGCCGAGTCGGAGCCGACGGGACCCGACGCGATCGGTGACGAATCACACGAGCGGGACGACGACGGGCCCGCATCGACCGACGGGATCACGGAGGCCGACGAGACCGGCGCGGACGAGAGCGAGCCGGACGAATGGGTCGAGGCCGACGCGCCGACCGACGGGGCGCTGTTCGACGCCGTCGTGGCGGACGAGCGGGCCTTCGCGGTCGGGGAGGGCGGCGTTTTGCTCGCGCGCCCACCCGGCAGCGAGTGGGAAGCCGCCCTCGAAAACGGCCCGGGGGCCGCCTCGGAGACGCTCCGCGGGGTCGACGCCACCACCGACGGCGGGGCGATCTGGGTCGCCGGTGACGGCGGTGCCCTCGGGCGCTACGACCCTGCTACTGCTCGCCACACGGACCACTCGGCCCCGGAGGGGATCACAGACAACTGGTCCGGTCTCGCGGTCGTGGGCGCGGCCGACGAGGAGCGCGTCGCGCTGGTCAACGGCTCCGGGCAGGTCTTATTGGGCGAGTACGACGGCAGCGAAGTCGAGTGGGCCGAACCAGTCAAACCGGGCAGCGGCTCCTCGATGAGCGCGATCGCGTTCCTCGACGGATCGCTCGGCTACTGCTGTGACACCAACGCGGGCGTCTACCGGCTTCAGGGCGAGGAGTTCGAACACATCGGAATCGAGGACGCGAGCGGGTTCGACGCGCTCGCCGCGACCGACGAGACGGTTGTAGTCGCGAACGACTCCGGAGTCGTCCAGCGGTTCGACGGGAGCGTCTGGACGCCGGTTCGGGTCTCGGAGGATGCAGTGACCGGGCTGGCTACGGACGACGAGGAGTGGATCGCGGTCGGCCCCGAGGGAACGATCCACGAAAATCGGGATGGCGACTGGGAGTCGGTCGACTCGCCGACGGCGTCGGACCTGTTCGCGGTCGCCGCCGGCGCGCTCTCGGTAGCGGTCGGCGAGGACGGAACGGTCCTCGAACGGGCCCGCTAG
- a CDS encoding CBS domain-containing protein, whose protein sequence is MDLSAREIMTTDVETASPDDEVGTVLERLAKADFNGFPIVEDGRVVGIVTQGDFVRLFRKKDRLVWIPIGVPPFSETLPYAVDFSLDELDLGIDFVKNARKDVREIMTTDVVTVEADSGVGEVLSILAGEDRDINRVPVLEDGGLVGIITREDLLRALRVELDR, encoded by the coding sequence ATGGACCTCTCCGCCCGCGAGATCATGACGACCGACGTCGAGACCGCCAGCCCCGACGACGAGGTCGGCACCGTGCTCGAACGCCTCGCGAAGGCCGATTTCAACGGCTTTCCGATCGTCGAGGACGGTCGGGTGGTGGGGATCGTCACGCAGGGTGATTTCGTGCGGCTCTTTCGCAAGAAGGATCGGCTAGTCTGGATCCCCATCGGCGTCCCGCCCTTCAGCGAGACGCTGCCATATGCCGTGGACTTCTCGCTCGACGAACTCGATCTGGGTATCGACTTCGTGAAGAACGCCCGCAAGGACGTGCGCGAGATCATGACGACGGACGTCGTCACCGTCGAGGCCGACTCGGGCGTCGGGGAGGTCCTCTCGATTCTCGCGGGCGAGGACCGGGACATCAACCGCGTGCCGGTCCTCGAAGACGGGGGACTCGTCGGGATCATCACCCGAGAGGACCTCCTGCGGGCCCTGCGAGTGGAACTGGATCGTTGA
- a CDS encoding NAD+ synthase translates to MEDCTAEYIENKTTYGRFFEHPHEGPFLTASMDLERVREEVVSFISQRVERADAEGVVVPMSGGIDSTVTAAIAAEALGADRVLALRLPCHKTEYLDATDARTIAEGLGIEHREVQLRGLLDRFETQVAPTIGPTDERDALGNVVARLRMTCAYYAANVRSSLVLGTANRSELLLGYFTKYGDGGADLHPLGDLYKTEVRALATRVGVPRRIVEKDPTAGFWAGQTDADDLGAPYDLLDAILTGLIDEGKRAETVADELGVERGMVEEYGRRCRSSAHKRASPPKPGIGDRPAFGVGSDDRAE, encoded by the coding sequence ATGGAAGATTGTACCGCAGAGTATATCGAGAATAAAACTACGTACGGTCGGTTTTTCGAACACCCTCACGAAGGACCGTTCCTGACGGCGTCGATGGACCTCGAACGGGTTCGAGAGGAGGTCGTCTCGTTCATCAGCCAGCGCGTCGAGCGGGCGGATGCGGAGGGGGTCGTCGTCCCGATGAGTGGCGGCATCGACTCGACGGTGACGGCGGCGATCGCCGCCGAGGCCCTCGGAGCCGATCGGGTGTTGGCGCTGCGCTTGCCCTGTCACAAGACGGAGTACCTCGACGCGACGGACGCCCGGACGATCGCCGAGGGGCTGGGGATCGAACATCGGGAGGTCCAACTACGGGGGCTGCTCGACCGTTTCGAGACGCAGGTCGCCCCGACGATCGGACCGACGGACGAGCGGGACGCACTCGGGAACGTCGTCGCACGGCTCCGGATGACCTGTGCGTACTACGCGGCCAACGTTCGCTCGTCGCTCGTACTCGGGACCGCGAACCGCTCGGAGTTGCTGCTCGGCTACTTCACGAAGTACGGCGACGGCGGGGCGGATCTGCATCCGCTGGGTGATCTCTACAAAACAGAAGTCCGGGCGCTCGCGACCCGGGTGGGGGTCCCCAGGCGGATCGTCGAAAAGGACCCCACCGCCGGGTTCTGGGCCGGGCAGACCGACGCCGACGACCTCGGCGCACCATACGACCTGCTCGATGCGATCCTGACGGGACTCATCGACGAGGGAAAGCGCGCGGAAACGGTCGCGGACGAACTCGGCGTCGAACGCGGGATGGTCGAAGAGTACGGCCGGCGCTGTCGATCATCGGCCCACAAGCGGGCATCGCCACCGAAACCGGGAATCGGGGATCGGCCCGCTTTCGGGGTCGGGTCCGACGACCGGGCCGAGTAA
- the hpt gene encoding hypoxanthine/guanine phosphoribosyltransferase, which produces METLIASLDDAPIIDKDGYEYLVHPISNGVPMLDPALLREVVVELMQTAELDVDKIVTPEAMGIHLSTALSLQTDIPLVVIRKRAYGLDGEVSLHQQTGYSESEMYINDVEAGDRVLVVDDLLSTGGTLAAICASLSDIGAEIADVVVVLRKVGPSALDDTEFEVTSLLDITVEDGEVLVH; this is translated from the coding sequence ATGGAGACGCTCATCGCCTCGCTCGACGACGCGCCGATCATCGACAAGGACGGCTACGAGTACCTCGTCCACCCGATCAGCAACGGCGTCCCGATGCTCGATCCCGCGCTGTTGCGCGAGGTCGTCGTCGAACTCATGCAGACGGCGGAGTTGGACGTCGATAAGATCGTCACGCCCGAGGCGATGGGGATCCACTTATCGACCGCCCTCTCCTTGCAGACGGACATCCCGCTCGTGGTGATCAGAAAGCGCGCCTACGGGCTCGACGGCGAGGTCTCGCTCCACCAACAGACGGGCTACTCCGAATCGGAGATGTACATCAACGACGTCGAGGCCGGCGACCGCGTGCTCGTCGTCGACGATCTGCTCAGCACCGGTGGCACCCTCGCGGCGATCTGTGCCTCGCTTTCGGATATCGGCGCCGAGATCGCCGACGTCGTCGTCGTGCTGCGGAAGGTCGGTCCCTCCGCACTCGACGACACCGAGTTCGAGGTGACGAGCCTGCTCGACATCACCGTCGAAGACGGCGAGGTACTCGTCCACTGA
- a CDS encoding helix-turn-helix domain-containing protein — protein sequence MSTVIEFTVPADSCSLGRALGGESEALIEIDRIVPTDDTILPFFWVWGRDPEAFVASANDEPAIDRITLVDRVEDGALFSVRWNREEAGTLFAISRSEGALLDARATPEEWHFEVRFAERTDVTDFRSFCEDRNVPLTIERVIPTHTPDEDRYGLTAEQQEALTVAYRQGYFEEPRSVTLQEVAAELGISPRAVAGRLRRGQAALLEHIGLSSYPA from the coding sequence ATGAGTACCGTCATCGAGTTCACGGTTCCTGCGGACTCCTGTTCGCTGGGCCGGGCACTAGGCGGTGAGTCCGAAGCGCTGATCGAAATCGACCGCATCGTCCCGACGGACGACACCATCCTCCCCTTCTTCTGGGTCTGGGGTCGGGATCCAGAGGCGTTCGTGGCGTCCGCGAACGACGAACCCGCGATCGACCGGATCACGCTGGTCGACCGCGTCGAGGACGGCGCGCTGTTCTCCGTCCGATGGAACCGCGAGGAGGCCGGGACGCTGTTTGCGATCAGTCGCTCGGAGGGAGCGTTGCTGGACGCCCGAGCGACCCCCGAGGAGTGGCACTTCGAGGTCCGATTCGCCGAGCGGACCGACGTCACCGACTTCCGATCGTTCTGTGAGGATCGGAACGTTCCCCTGACGATCGAACGGGTGATCCCGACACACACTCCCGACGAGGACCGCTACGGACTCACAGCCGAGCAACAGGAGGCACTGACGGTCGCCTACCGACAGGGCTACTTCGAGGAGCCCCGCAGCGTCACGCTACAGGAGGTCGCCGCGGAGCTTGGCATCTCTCCGCGGGCGGTCGCGGGCCGACTGAGACGCGGGCAGGCGGCCCTGCTCGAACATATCGGTCTGTCGTCGTACCCGGCGTGA
- a CDS encoding deoxyhypusine synthase, with protein MTDETPPREEFAHDPIEHARVRAGMSVGELAAEYGNAGIGAADLHRAIGITEQMFGEEDVSVFFGLAGAMVPTGMRRLVVDLIRDGYIDALVTTGANLTHDAIEGIGGKHHHGRAGPHDRRPGAPCSHSPDDSREHGEHGEDTEREHDETLRDEWVDRIYNVYLPQEHFTLLETHLREEVFPAFDGTVSIQELTAELGRATAEVNREEGIEEDPGIAAAAYEAGVPIYCPAIQDSVLGLQAWMYSQTSAFSLDALSDMTHLNDLAYHAERTGAFVVGGGVPKNYVLQTMLVTPTAYDYAVQLTMDPPQTGGLSGATLDEARSWGKIEKAGENASVYADATITLPLVLAAARERIEQEEGG; from the coding sequence ATGACCGACGAAACCCCTCCACGCGAGGAGTTCGCCCACGATCCGATCGAGCACGCGAGGGTTCGCGCCGGGATGAGCGTCGGCGAACTGGCCGCCGAGTACGGCAACGCAGGGATCGGCGCGGCGGACCTCCACCGGGCGATCGGGATCACCGAACAGATGTTCGGAGAGGAAGACGTCAGCGTCTTCTTCGGGCTCGCGGGCGCGATGGTCCCCACTGGGATGCGCCGGCTCGTGGTCGATCTGATCCGCGACGGCTATATCGATGCGTTGGTGACGACCGGCGCGAACCTCACCCACGACGCCATCGAGGGGATCGGCGGCAAGCACCACCACGGGCGCGCCGGACCACACGACCGACGGCCCGGCGCGCCCTGCTCACACTCGCCCGACGACTCGCGTGAACACGGGGAGCACGGCGAGGACACCGAACGCGAACACGACGAAACCCTGCGCGACGAATGGGTCGACCGGATCTACAACGTCTATCTCCCACAGGAACACTTCACCCTGCTCGAGACCCACCTCCGAGAGGAGGTCTTTCCCGCGTTCGATGGGACGGTCTCGATTCAGGAGCTGACCGCCGAACTCGGGCGGGCGACCGCAGAGGTCAATCGGGAAGAGGGAATCGAGGAGGACCCTGGCATCGCCGCCGCGGCCTACGAGGCGGGCGTCCCGATCTACTGTCCCGCGATCCAGGACTCGGTGCTCGGCCTGCAGGCGTGGATGTACTCCCAGACATCGGCGTTCTCGCTGGATGCGCTCTCGGACATGACCCACCTGAACGATCTCGCCTACCACGCCGAACGGACGGGGGCGTTCGTCGTCGGCGGCGGCGTGCCGAAGAACTACGTCCTCCAGACGATGCTCGTGACGCCGACCGCCTACGACTATGCGGTGCAGTTGACGATGGATCCTCCTCAGACGGGCGGGCTCTCGGGGGCGACGCTCGACGAGGCGCGCTCGTGGGGCAAGATCGAGAAGGCCGGCGAGAACGCCTCGGTCTACGCGGACGCGACGATCACGCTCCCGCTGGTGCTGGCGGCTGCTCGCGAGCGAATCGAACAGGAAGAAGGTGGATGA